One genomic window of Eleginops maclovinus isolate JMC-PN-2008 ecotype Puerto Natales chromosome 12, JC_Emac_rtc_rv5, whole genome shotgun sequence includes the following:
- the LOC134873241 gene encoding uncharacterized protein LOC134873241, producing MKKKNVDWKKVDALMDNTFSLRRMEVIKEEPLVKDVKTRWPAFFTERQIEAEFRRIVSKNLQQSFFGGLDEMVPKFLRLYRQRQSVKELPAFLNSLDEDNSNQQKRAVVLLALPHFLKEDPSQFFKICKPNEESEAVKGMHVGILILTENAQRPVPKEVIDVALALEEDVILRNLKDVPHAFSLLMGLLYGLNIHYPKGLRYMFEIIQKVVMKIGAESCSSRVNGVWNRLMSTHL from the exons atgaagaaaaagaacgTCGACTGGAAGAAAGTCGACGCCCTGATGGACAACACCTTTTCACTGAGGAGGATGGAAGTCATCAAGGAGGAGCCTTTGGTCAAAGATGTCAAAACCAGATGGCCAGCGTTTTTCACAGAGCGCCAG ATTGAAGCAGAATTCAGACGGATTGTCTCAAAGAACCTGCAGCAATCATTTTTTGGCGGCCTGGATGAGATGGTCCCGAAATTCCTGCGTCTTTACAGACAGAGGCAGTCTGTGAAGGAACTTCCGGCTTTCCTCAACTCTCTGGATGAGGAC AACTCGAATCAACAGAAGAGAGCAGTTGTTCTCCTTGCCCTGCCCCATTTTCTGAAGGAGGACCCTTCCCAGTTCttcaaaatctgtaaa CCAAATGAGGAGAGTGAAGCTGTCAAGGGAATGCACGTGGGAATCCTCATCCTTACAGAGAATGCACAGCGCCCTGTCCCCAAGGAGGTGATCGATGTTGCACTTGCACTGGAGGAGGATGTCATTCTCCGAAACCTGAAAGATGTGCCTCACGCGTTTTCGTTGCTGATGGGTTTGCTTTATGGTCTCAACATCCACTACCCAAAAGGACTCAGATACATGTTCGAGATCATACAAAAGGTGGTAATGAAGATTGGCGCAGAGTCTTGCTCCTCAAGAGTTAATGGTGTCTGGAACAGGCTCATGTCCACACACTTGTGA